The following are from one region of the Poecilia reticulata strain Guanapo linkage group LG7, Guppy_female_1.0+MT, whole genome shotgun sequence genome:
- the vgll4a gene encoding transcription cofactor vestigial-like protein 4, with amino-acid sequence MLCTRMDLLNSQFLDKMNNNIGRLHYDDESRIPSLPTAVPTITGPSPHCPNKRKYGDEQMENRLNCDDDHMTKMSRMFATHLARPSAGDNRNEHWSLSHSPVERPNPYATISGYAIDQPLALTKGHSDIEVSRPVMSGTAERQQNRPSVITCAPASNRNCNLSHCHMNGCTPPPPDDQRKTNAKTVCDSVIEEHFRRSLGKNYKEAEAVSNSVSITGSVDDHFAKALGDAWLQIQARGSSHQTPEDDP; translated from the exons ATGCTTTGCACTAGAATGGACCTGTTGAACTCTCAGTTCCTGGACAAGATGAACAATAACATTGGGAGACTGCACTACGACG ATGAGTCCAGGATTCCCTCCCTGCCTACTGCTGTGCCAACCATAACTGGGCCTTCCCCACACTGCCCAAACAAACGGAAGTATGGGGACgaacaaatggaaaacagaCTCAACTGTGATGACGACCACATGACCAAAATGAGCAGAATGTTTGCTACTCACCT CGCTCGTCCGTCTGCTGGAGACAACCGCAATGAGCACTGGAGCCTGAGCCACAGTCCTGTGGAGCGGCCTAACCCATATGCAACCATTTCTGGCTACGCTATAGACCAGCCGTTGGCTCTGACCAAAGGCCACAGTGACATTGAAGTGTCGCGGCCTGTCATGAGTGGGACCGCAGAACGGCAGCAG aATCGGCCCTCGGTTATCACGTGTGCTCCAGCAAGTAATCGGAATTGTAACCTCTCACATTGCCACATGAATGGCTGCACTCCTCCTCCACCTGACGATCAGAGAAAGACCaatg ctAAGACCGTTTGCGACTCCGTCATTGAGGAGCACTTCCGCCGCAGTCTTGggaaaaactacaaagaagCCGAGGCTGTGTCCAATTCAGTTTCTATCACGGGTTCTGTGGATGATCACTTTGCAAAGGCGCTGGGAGATGCCTGGCTTCAGATACAGGCCAGAGGTAGCAGCCACCAGACTCCAGAGGATGACCCATAA